One genomic window of Deinococcus arcticus includes the following:
- a CDS encoding aldose epimerase family protein, giving the protein MTLTPSIEAQPWGVTPAGEAVTLYTLHAGPLRAQIMNSGGVLVGLQAPDRCGTPAEVTLGHDHLAPYLSRETSPYFGALIGRFANRIAGGRFVLDGQPITLARNNGPNALHGGPGGFDGQPWQATPDTGPDHARLHLRRTSPDGEEGYPGTLQVEVTYTLTATELQLRYRAQTNRPTVLNLTNHTYWNLGGRRDILDHQLQVQAGRFTPTDKQAIPTGELQDVTGTPFDLRRPRRLGDVLALSHDQLTFAGGLDHNFVLDQPGLDQAAATLHDPASGRRLDVLTTQPGLQVYSGNFLDGRITGRGGQRYGPRWAVCLETQHFPDSPNQPHFPRTRLDPGETFESQTIYRFSVQGG; this is encoded by the coding sequence ATGACGCTGACCCCCTCCATAGAAGCCCAGCCCTGGGGCGTGACCCCGGCGGGCGAGGCCGTGACGCTCTACACCCTGCACGCTGGGCCCCTGCGCGCGCAGATCATGAATTCCGGCGGAGTGCTCGTGGGGCTGCAGGCCCCGGACCGCTGCGGCACGCCCGCCGAGGTGACCCTGGGCCACGACCACCTGGCGCCCTACCTGAGCCGCGAGACCTCGCCGTACTTTGGCGCGCTCATTGGCCGCTTCGCCAACCGAATCGCCGGGGGCCGCTTCGTGCTGGACGGGCAGCCGATCACGCTGGCGCGCAACAACGGCCCCAATGCCCTGCACGGTGGCCCGGGCGGCTTTGACGGCCAGCCCTGGCAGGCCACGCCGGATACGGGCCCGGACCACGCGCGCCTGCACCTGCGCCGCACCAGCCCGGATGGCGAGGAAGGCTATCCCGGCACACTGCAGGTCGAGGTGACCTACACGCTCACGGCCACCGAGCTTCAGCTGCGCTACCGCGCCCAGACTAACCGGCCCACCGTCCTGAACCTCACCAACCACACCTACTGGAACCTGGGGGGCAGGCGCGACATTCTCGACCACCAGCTGCAGGTGCAGGCCGGACGCTTCACGCCCACGGACAAGCAGGCCATTCCCACTGGCGAGCTTCAGGACGTGACGGGCACCCCCTTCGACCTGCGCAGGCCCCGGCGCCTGGGTGACGTACTGGCGCTGTCCCACGACCAACTGACCTTTGCGGGCGGGCTGGACCACAACTTCGTGCTGGATCAGCCCGGCCTGGACCAGGCCGCCGCCACCCTTCACGACCCGGCCAGTGGCCGCCGCCTGGACGTGCTGACCACCCAGCCGGGCCTGCAGGTGTACAGCGGCAACTTCCTGGACGGCCGCATCACCGGGCGCGGCGGCCAGCGCTACGGCCCCCGCTGGGCCGTGTGTCTGGAAACCCAGCATTTCCCTGACAGCCCCAACCAGCCCCACTTTCCCCGCACCCGCCTGGACCCCGGGGAAACGTTCGAGAGTCAGACGATCTACCGCTTCTCGGTGCAGGGCGGCTAA
- a CDS encoding NADH-quinone oxidoreductase subunit 15: protein MAHAHDSALYAQWVELLGWLEAEAASRGLGFEKVADFPDYIYRMERPYDLPTTVMSVRVTSGGQPLMIAAVSPRHADLKAVSLRLMGGSKHWHLHAGAAGLLEGKRPFTQARLALLLDGAVQGVRAV, encoded by the coding sequence ATGGCACATGCACACGACTCGGCGTTGTACGCGCAGTGGGTGGAGTTGCTCGGATGGCTGGAGGCCGAGGCGGCTTCACGCGGCCTGGGCTTTGAAAAGGTCGCGGATTTTCCGGATTACATCTACCGCATGGAGCGCCCCTACGACCTGCCCACCACTGTCATGAGTGTGCGCGTGACCTCGGGCGGCCAGCCGCTGATGATCGCCGCTGTCAGCCCCCGTCACGCCGACCTGAAAGCGGTGTCGCTGCGCCTGATGGGCGGCAGCAAGCACTGGCATCTGCACGCGGGCGCGGCGGGGCTGCTGGAAGGCAAGCGTCCATTTACCCAGGCGCGGCTGGCCCTGCTGCTGGACGGCGCCGTGCAGGGCGTGCGGGCGGTTTAG
- a CDS encoding divergent PAP2 family protein, producing the protein MDAFAELLSNRWLWVAVLSSTGAQVLKVLLIGLIERRWRPGAFMETGGMPSSHSAMVAALTTGVGLTEGMASPLFAACAVFALIVMYDATGVRHSSGQQARLLNDLVEELRAVVREGFAPLPLRVLLGHTYLEVLVGTLIGVAAGFLAFSGA; encoded by the coding sequence GTGGACGCTTTCGCTGAGCTGCTGAGTAACCGCTGGCTGTGGGTGGCGGTGCTGTCCAGCACGGGCGCCCAGGTGCTGAAGGTGCTGCTGATTGGGCTGATTGAGCGGCGCTGGCGTCCCGGCGCGTTCATGGAAACCGGGGGCATGCCCAGCAGCCACAGCGCCATGGTGGCCGCCCTGACCACCGGCGTGGGCCTCACCGAGGGCATGGCCAGCCCGTTATTTGCCGCCTGCGCGGTCTTTGCCCTGATTGTCATGTACGACGCCACGGGTGTGCGCCACAGCAGCGGCCAGCAGGCCCGGCTGCTGAACGACTTAGTGGAAGAACTGCGCGCCGTGGTGCGCGAAGGCTTTGCTCCCCTGCCCCTGCGGGTGCTGCTGGGCCACACCTATCTGGAAGTGCTCGTGGGCACCCTGATCGGGGTGGCGGCGGGCTTCCTTGCGTTTTCCGGGGCCTAG
- the folD gene encoding bifunctional methylenetetrahydrofolate dehydrogenase/methenyltetrahydrofolate cyclohydrolase FolD, with protein sequence MTPGAALARPLPGAPAAQALLAEAARRAGRLAAPPGLALVRVGDDPASVAYVRGKARKAAEVGLRSAVHALPEAAPQAELLALLGTLNADPAVHGILVQLPLPPHLDPEPVLGAILPEKDVDGLHPVNIGRLWAGQPGLRPCTPAGVMALLAFYGLPVAGQRAVIVGRSALVGRPLAALLLNANATVTVAHSRTPDLGAVTREAELLIVAAGRAHLITPDMVRPGATVIDVGINRVADAPGQGRLTGDVHPDVAAVAGALTPVPGGVGPMTVAQLLMNTVLAAEAPAGQEGRGGRFR encoded by the coding sequence GTGACCCCCGGCGCGGCCCTGGCCCGGCCCCTGCCCGGCGCACCGGCAGCCCAGGCGCTGCTGGCCGAGGCCGCCCGGCGTGCCGGCCGCCTGGCGGCGCCCCCGGGGCTGGCGCTGGTGCGCGTGGGCGACGACCCCGCCAGCGTGGCCTACGTGCGTGGCAAGGCCAGAAAGGCGGCCGAGGTGGGCCTGCGCAGCGCAGTGCACGCCCTGCCCGAAGCTGCCCCGCAGGCCGAGCTGCTGGCCCTGCTGGGCACGCTGAACGCGGACCCGGCGGTGCATGGAATCCTCGTGCAACTGCCGCTGCCCCCCCACCTGGACCCCGAGCCGGTGCTGGGGGCCATCCTGCCAGAGAAGGACGTGGACGGCCTGCACCCGGTCAACATTGGGCGGCTGTGGGCCGGGCAGCCCGGCCTGCGCCCCTGCACGCCCGCCGGGGTGATGGCCCTGCTGGCGTTTTATGGCCTGCCAGTGGCCGGGCAGCGTGCGGTGATCGTGGGCCGCAGCGCACTGGTGGGGCGCCCGCTGGCGGCGCTGCTGCTGAACGCGAACGCCACCGTGACCGTGGCCCACAGCCGCACCCCCGATCTGGGCGCCGTGACCCGCGAGGCCGAGCTGCTGATCGTGGCCGCTGGGCGTGCACACCTGATCACCCCGGACATGGTGCGCCCCGGCGCCACTGTGATTGACGTGGGCATCAACCGCGTGGCAGACGCCCCTGGCCAGGGGCGCCTGACGGGCGACGTGCACCCGGACGTGGCGGCGGTGGCCGGCGCGCTGACCCCGGTGCCGGGCGGCGTGGGCCCCATGACGGTGGCGCAACTGCTGATGAATACCGTTCTGGCGGCCGAGGCGCCCGCGGGTCAAGAGGGTCGTGGTGGACGCTTTCGCTGA
- the nusB gene encoding transcription antitermination factor NusB, whose translation MTRRREKAAAPVGTRRAAREFAFRVLFEADRGDLPLQSVFTRTEGAMRAGDDTFAPLNEEALAFAGELVTGLGTHRPDIDATLRRTIRGWSFDQMAQTDLNVLRLATFELLYTGEPHPPIIESAVRIARKFGGDDSGRFVNGVLGGLSRSLQEPQGPGPRPDSAPRPEQEPQE comes from the coding sequence GTGACCCGCCGCCGTGAGAAAGCCGCCGCCCCGGTGGGCACCCGCCGCGCCGCCCGCGAATTTGCCTTCCGGGTGCTGTTTGAAGCTGACCGGGGTGATCTGCCCCTGCAGAGCGTGTTCACCCGCACCGAGGGCGCCATGCGCGCGGGCGACGACACCTTCGCGCCCCTGAACGAGGAGGCCCTGGCCTTTGCGGGTGAACTGGTCACCGGTCTGGGCACCCACCGCCCGGACATTGACGCCACGCTGCGGCGCACCATTCGCGGCTGGAGCTTTGACCAGATGGCCCAGACGGACCTGAATGTGCTGCGGCTGGCCACCTTTGAGCTGCTGTACACCGGCGAGCCGCACCCGCCCATCATTGAAAGTGCCGTGCGCATTGCCCGCAAGTTCGGCGGCGACGACTCCGGGCGCTTTGTGAACGGGGTGCTGGGCGGCCTGAGCCGCAGCCTGCAGGAGCCGCAGGGCCCCGGGCCCCGCCCGGACTCTGCCCCGCGCCCGGAGCAGGAGCCGCAGGAGTGA
- a CDS encoding Asp23/Gls24 family envelope stress response protein, which produces MATPEIEISKHVLMDIAVTTLDGIDGTEVASAPLKMNEVLRNQTPGRRPRALRVTREGQDVTVDVGLNIEFGRNLVALSEQVQQAVRENIELMTGLKVRAVNVSVHNVCLPKGSPA; this is translated from the coding sequence ATGGCAACACCAGAAATTGAGATCAGCAAGCATGTCCTGATGGACATTGCCGTGACCACCCTGGACGGCATTGACGGCACCGAGGTGGCGTCGGCGCCCCTGAAGATGAACGAGGTGCTGCGCAATCAGACGCCGGGCCGCCGTCCCCGCGCTCTGCGCGTGACCCGTGAAGGACAGGACGTGACGGTGGATGTGGGCCTGAACATCGAGTTTGGCCGCAACCTCGTGGCCCTCTCGGAGCAGGTGCAGCAGGCCGTGCGCGAGAACATTGAACTGATGACCGGCCTGAAGGTGCGCGCCGTGAACGTGAGCGTGCACAATGTCTGCCTGCCCAAAGGCAGCCCGGCGTGA
- the ligA gene encoding NAD-dependent DNA ligase LigA, which produces MNPAAFDHYLALSAEVARHNRAYHELDAPLIPDAEYDALVRELRALEAQHPDWAAQAAALAGGVSPAQAVGGAPSSAFVPVNHPTPMTSLDNVFSDEELSEWREKLARALNLPPEHDDFSFTGELKIDGLSVNLYYVDGELQWAATRGNGVTGEIVTAQVQTVPGIPASLPGLRGELEVRGEVYMSRVDFAAYNAQAEELGTPMLKNPRNGAAGALRQKDPEVTRTRNLKAIFYALGKRDGVPATTQSEVLDWLAARGFPVSRHAERLQGLGAAADYHARMIAGRQDFEFDADGTVIKLDPLRLQEEAGFTSRAPRWAIAYKFPVEEVETVLEAITVNVGRTGKLAPLAHLQPRLIEGSTVSKATLHNEDYIKGLDLRLGDTVVVRKSGGVIPQIMRVVLDKRPQGAAAFAFPTHCPECGHPAVRHEDDANTYCENPACPAQQYRMIQYFVSRGAMDIQGIGEKLIAQLLDTGLVKDAADLYSLTSEQLAGLERGGEKKAQNILSQLSASKTQPLWRVVNALGLPHVGERNAQVLARHFGSLDALMNATPEEIEAVPGLGKVIGAAVAVTLKEEGTVRLLNKLRAAGLNPQGETQARGEQLRGLNFVITGTLGRPRDAIKAQLEAAGGRVTGSVTGKTSYLIAGEEAGSKLTRAQELGVSVLDEAGLAALLAEKGVTAG; this is translated from the coding sequence ATGAACCCGGCCGCGTTCGACCACTACCTCGCCCTGAGCGCCGAGGTTGCCCGTCATAACCGCGCGTACCACGAACTGGACGCCCCCCTGATTCCCGACGCCGAGTACGACGCGTTGGTGCGTGAGCTGCGCGCCCTGGAAGCCCAGCATCCGGACTGGGCGGCGCAGGCAGCGGCCCTGGCCGGTGGGGTCAGCCCGGCGCAGGCGGTGGGTGGGGCGCCCAGCAGCGCCTTTGTGCCGGTGAACCACCCCACGCCCATGACCAGCCTGGACAACGTGTTCAGTGACGAGGAACTCAGCGAGTGGCGAGAGAAGCTGGCCCGCGCCCTGAACCTGCCCCCCGAGCACGACGACTTCAGCTTTACCGGCGAGCTGAAAATTGACGGCCTGAGCGTGAACCTCTACTACGTGGACGGTGAACTGCAGTGGGCCGCCACGCGCGGCAACGGCGTGACCGGCGAGATCGTGACCGCGCAGGTGCAGACCGTGCCGGGCATTCCCGCGAGCCTGCCGGGCCTGCGCGGCGAACTGGAGGTGCGCGGCGAGGTGTATATGAGCCGCGTGGACTTTGCCGCGTACAATGCCCAGGCCGAAGAACTGGGCACGCCGATGCTGAAAAATCCTCGCAACGGAGCCGCCGGGGCGCTGCGGCAGAAGGACCCGGAGGTCACGCGTACCCGCAACCTCAAGGCCATCTTCTATGCGCTGGGCAAGCGCGACGGGGTGCCAGCGACCACCCAGAGCGAGGTGCTGGACTGGCTGGCCGCGCGGGGCTTTCCCGTCAGCCGCCACGCGGAGCGCCTGCAGGGCCTTGGCGCGGCGGCCGACTACCACGCCCGCATGATCGCCGGGCGCCAGGACTTTGAATTTGACGCCGACGGCACCGTGATCAAACTTGATCCCCTGCGGCTGCAGGAGGAAGCGGGCTTTACCAGCCGCGCGCCGCGCTGGGCCATTGCCTACAAGTTCCCAGTGGAAGAGGTGGAGACGGTGCTGGAGGCGATCACGGTGAACGTGGGCCGCACCGGCAAGCTGGCGCCGCTGGCCCACCTGCAGCCCCGGCTGATTGAAGGCAGCACCGTCAGCAAGGCCACGCTGCACAACGAGGATTACATCAAAGGGCTGGACCTGCGCCTTGGCGACACCGTGGTGGTGCGCAAATCCGGCGGGGTGATTCCGCAGATCATGCGCGTGGTGCTGGACAAGCGCCCCCAGGGGGCGGCGGCCTTTGCATTTCCCACCCACTGCCCCGAGTGCGGCCACCCCGCCGTGCGCCACGAGGACGACGCGAACACCTACTGCGAGAACCCCGCCTGCCCGGCCCAGCAGTACCGCATGATTCAGTATTTCGTTTCGCGCGGGGCGATGGATATTCAGGGCATTGGCGAGAAGCTGATTGCCCAGTTGCTGGACACCGGGCTGGTGAAAGACGCCGCCGACCTGTACAGCCTGACCAGTGAACAGCTGGCCGGTCTGGAGCGCGGCGGCGAGAAAAAAGCGCAGAACATCCTTTCGCAGCTCTCGGCCAGCAAGACGCAGCCGCTGTGGCGGGTGGTCAACGCGCTGGGCCTGCCCCACGTGGGCGAGCGCAACGCGCAGGTGCTGGCGCGGCACTTCGGCAGCCTGGACGCCCTGATGAACGCCACCCCGGAAGAGATTGAGGCGGTGCCGGGTCTGGGCAAGGTGATTGGCGCGGCCGTGGCCGTGACCCTGAAAGAAGAGGGCACGGTGCGCCTGCTGAACAAGCTGCGCGCGGCGGGCCTGAATCCCCAGGGCGAAACCCAGGCGCGCGGCGAGCAGCTGCGGGGCCTGAACTTTGTCATCACCGGCACGCTGGGCCGCCCCCGCGACGCCATCAAGGCGCAGCTGGAAGCCGCCGGGGGCCGCGTGACGGGTTCGGTGACGGGCAAGACCAGTTACCTGATTGCGGGTGAGGAGGCCGGCAGCAAGCTCACCCGGGCCCAGGAACTGGGGGTGAGCGTGCTGGACGAGGCCGGGCTGGCCGCGCTGCTGGCCGAGAAAGGCGTGACGGCCGGCTGA
- a CDS encoding BMP family lipoprotein has protein sequence MKKMLTIALALTVSVASAQTVRVGLAYDAGGKFDKSFNQSAYEGSQRAVKAFGVQTKDFEPSDPSQTVQGIREFANQGFDLTIGVGFANNASISQVAKENPDLYFGLVDDVSQQKNVASLIFAEEQGSYLVGYIAGMNSSTGVVGFVGGMDIPLIHKFEAGFKAGVRAANPKARVIAQYVGTTPEAWNNPAKAKEIAGSMRARGVDIIFAAAGGSGKGVIDYIGQNQCLKASQLPAGVKFNTNNFASIRKSASYTRACAGNTRPMFFIGVDKNQNVEGDYDKNPATMNHGLTSMLKRVDNAVYALIRDVKDGKFKGGERRFGLREGGVGYAVDQYNRVLITSAQVARVEAVKAKIISGAIKVPTTR, from the coding sequence ATGAAAAAAATGCTGACCATCGCCCTTGCCCTGACCGTCTCGGTCGCCTCTGCCCAGACCGTGCGCGTGGGTCTGGCCTACGACGCCGGCGGGAAGTTCGACAAGAGCTTTAACCAGAGCGCCTATGAAGGCAGCCAGCGCGCCGTCAAGGCCTTCGGCGTTCAGACCAAGGACTTCGAGCCCAGTGACCCCAGCCAGACGGTGCAGGGCATCCGCGAGTTCGCCAACCAGGGCTTTGACCTGACCATCGGCGTGGGCTTTGCCAACAACGCCAGCATTTCGCAGGTGGCCAAGGAAAACCCCGACCTGTACTTCGGTCTGGTGGACGACGTTTCGCAGCAGAAGAACGTGGCCAGCCTGATTTTCGCTGAAGAGCAGGGCAGCTACCTCGTGGGCTACATCGCTGGCATGAACTCCTCGACGGGCGTGGTGGGCTTCGTGGGCGGCATGGACATCCCCCTGATCCACAAGTTCGAAGCGGGCTTCAAAGCGGGCGTGCGGGCCGCCAACCCCAAGGCGCGCGTGATCGCGCAGTACGTGGGCACCACCCCTGAAGCCTGGAACAACCCCGCCAAGGCCAAGGAAATCGCGGGCAGCATGCGCGCTCGGGGAGTGGACATCATCTTCGCGGCGGCCGGCGGTAGCGGTAAGGGTGTGATTGACTACATTGGTCAGAACCAGTGCCTCAAGGCCAGCCAGCTGCCCGCTGGCGTGAAGTTCAACACCAATAACTTCGCCAGCATCCGCAAGAGCGCCAGCTACACCCGCGCCTGCGCCGGCAACACCCGCCCCATGTTCTTCATCGGCGTGGACAAGAACCAGAACGTAGAAGGTGACTACGACAAGAACCCCGCCACCATGAACCACGGCCTGACCAGTATGCTCAAGCGTGTGGACAACGCCGTGTACGCGCTGATCCGTGACGTCAAGGACGGCAAGTTCAAGGGTGGCGAGCGCCGCTTCGGCCTGCGTGAAGGCGGCGTGGGCTACGCCGTGGACCAGTACAACCGCGTTCTGATCACCAGCGCCCAGGTGGCCCGCGTGGAGGCCGTGAAGGCCAAGATCATCAGCGGCGCCATCAAGGTCCCCACCACCCGCTAA
- a CDS encoding protease complex subunit PrcB family protein, translated as MKRFPWLVLPLTAGLLSACTMTGPGNLRVHEALLYGGTQERVVWVYGTAQGGQSSVKLGNTPVELRAQGSGNLALSGTLSVNGNATYRLPTTPMAQKLSVTRSTSGLFTVTPQPGTSLSAVYYTDGRTWTRLGGVQGTVSGTPVDGLQGAGRLSADEGRALGRELLGQGPLAVAVLDERTLPDAPLTIEPAPSEYLRTGLYILPNVPQASTPTPPTPGTPTGGARVTFTEVASGTNATATAFSAQLATTSAAALNLYAQAYGRQTGAPTPPSITGSTLVGVFLGQRPTGGYTVKVTNVAASGSTLTLTVRVTAPSGFATQAITSPWTLVRVPGTYTRVNVVDEQGQPIQGGSESR; from the coding sequence ATGAAGCGATTCCCATGGCTGGTCCTGCCCCTGACGGCCGGACTTCTGAGTGCGTGCACCATGACGGGGCCCGGCAACCTGCGCGTGCATGAGGCGCTGCTGTACGGCGGCACCCAGGAGCGGGTGGTGTGGGTGTACGGCACCGCCCAGGGCGGCCAGAGCAGCGTCAAGCTGGGCAACACGCCGGTAGAGTTGCGTGCCCAGGGGAGCGGTAATCTGGCCCTGAGCGGCACCCTGAGCGTCAACGGCAACGCCACCTACCGCCTGCCCACCACGCCCATGGCCCAGAAGCTGTCTGTGACGCGCAGTACCAGTGGCCTGTTCACCGTGACTCCGCAGCCCGGCACCAGCCTGAGCGCCGTGTACTACACAGACGGCCGCACCTGGACCAGGCTGGGTGGCGTGCAGGGCACCGTTTCCGGCACCCCGGTGGACGGCCTGCAGGGCGCCGGTCGCCTGAGCGCCGACGAGGGCCGCGCCCTGGGCCGCGAACTGCTGGGGCAGGGCCCGCTGGCGGTGGCCGTGCTGGACGAGCGCACCCTGCCCGACGCGCCCCTGACCATTGAACCGGCCCCCAGTGAATACCTGCGCACCGGGCTGTACATCCTGCCGAACGTGCCCCAGGCTAGTACCCCCACCCCGCCCACCCCGGGCACCCCCACAGGAGGCGCGCGCGTGACCTTTACCGAAGTGGCCAGCGGCACCAACGCGACTGCCACCGCCTTTAGTGCCCAGCTGGCCACCACCAGCGCGGCGGCCCTGAACCTCTACGCCCAGGCCTATGGCCGCCAGACCGGCGCACCCACGCCGCCCAGCATCACCGGCAGCACCCTGGTGGGGGTGTTCCTGGGCCAGCGGCCCACCGGCGGCTATACCGTGAAGGTCACGAACGTGGCGGCCAGCGGGAGCACCCTGACCCTGACGGTACGGGTCACGGCCCCCAGCGGCTTTGCCACCCAGGCCATCACCAGTCCCTGGACCCTGGTGCGCGTGCCCGGCACCTACACCCGGGTGAATGTGGTGGACGAGCAGGGCCAGCCCATTCAGGGCGGAAGCGAGAGCCGCTAA
- a CDS encoding DNA repair protein RecN, producing the protein MTRKARRAADSPAVAPAPPAGPPLTRLEVRRLATIEALSLDFGAGLSVFTGETGAGKSIIVDALGLLLGSRANTDLIRSGETDLLVTGFWADDVASRRVTTQGRSTARLDGEVVSLRELQDWAARRLTIHWQHSAVSLLTPANQRALLDRQLPGETAAYAGAWRAWTEARARLDALRASERERARQLDLLGFQAREIAEVAPQPGEEEPLQADLTRLANLDTIAQSAAAALNLLSDGEENALGFLNEAARALNTSARYDDTSAQLQRELKEALDSIQAVVGELRGVAEDQAPDPEELARVETRLGVLGKLRAKYGPTLDDVVAFQAQVEGELAALQRDEQDAGTLDDEVARLHAALDRAGEALDHARRAHAPPLAQALLAVIRQLGMPHARLEFQCSALAEPAAYGLSDVALHFTANPGEALAPLADVASGGELSRVMLAISTVLGADTPAVVFDEVDAGIGGSAAHAVAAQLRTLAGSRQVLVVTHLAQIAAQAHHHYKVEKSVEAGRTVSRVRLLDVQERLEEIARMLSGNTSEAALEHARELLGAPA; encoded by the coding sequence GTGACCCGTAAGGCCCGCCGCGCAGCAGATTCACCCGCCGTGGCCCCCGCGCCCCCGGCCGGCCCACCCCTGACCCGACTGGAGGTCCGGCGCCTGGCAACCATCGAGGCGCTGAGCCTGGACTTCGGCGCAGGCCTGAGTGTCTTTACCGGCGAAACCGGCGCGGGCAAGAGCATCATCGTGGACGCCCTGGGCCTGCTGCTGGGCTCGCGCGCCAACACCGACCTGATTCGCAGCGGCGAGACCGACCTGCTGGTGACCGGCTTCTGGGCCGACGATGTGGCCAGCCGCCGCGTGACCACCCAGGGCCGCAGCACCGCCCGGCTGGACGGCGAGGTGGTCAGCCTGCGCGAGTTGCAGGACTGGGCCGCCCGGCGCCTGACCATCCACTGGCAGCACAGCGCGGTGAGCCTGCTGACCCCGGCCAATCAGCGCGCCCTGCTGGACCGGCAGCTGCCCGGGGAAACGGCCGCCTACGCCGGAGCGTGGCGTGCCTGGACCGAGGCCCGCGCGCGCCTGGACGCCCTGCGCGCCAGCGAGCGAGAGCGGGCTCGGCAGCTGGACCTGCTGGGCTTTCAGGCCCGGGAAATTGCCGAGGTGGCCCCGCAGCCCGGCGAGGAAGAGCCCCTGCAGGCCGACCTGACCCGGCTGGCGAACCTGGACACCATTGCCCAGAGTGCTGCCGCCGCCCTGAACCTGCTCAGCGACGGTGAAGAGAACGCCCTGGGCTTTTTGAATGAGGCCGCCCGCGCCCTGAACACCAGCGCGCGCTACGACGACACCAGCGCGCAGCTGCAGCGTGAACTGAAAGAAGCCCTGGACAGCATTCAGGCCGTGGTGGGCGAACTGCGCGGCGTGGCCGAGGATCAGGCCCCCGATCCCGAGGAGCTGGCCCGCGTGGAAACGCGCCTGGGCGTGCTGGGCAAGCTGCGCGCCAAGTACGGCCCCACCCTGGACGATGTGGTGGCCTTTCAGGCGCAGGTGGAAGGGGAACTGGCCGCCCTGCAGCGCGACGAGCAGGACGCCGGCACCCTGGACGACGAGGTGGCGCGCCTGCACGCCGCTCTGGACCGGGCCGGGGAAGCCCTGGACCACGCCCGCCGGGCGCACGCCCCCCCGCTGGCCCAGGCGCTGCTGGCGGTGATCCGGCAACTGGGCATGCCGCACGCCCGGCTGGAATTTCAGTGTTCGGCGCTGGCCGAGCCGGCGGCCTACGGCCTGAGCGACGTGGCGCTGCACTTCACCGCCAACCCCGGCGAGGCGCTGGCGCCGCTGGCAGACGTGGCCTCGGGGGGCGAGCTGTCACGCGTGATGCTGGCCATCAGCACGGTGCTGGGGGCCGATACCCCCGCCGTGGTGTTCGACGAGGTGGACGCCGGGATTGGTGGCAGCGCCGCACACGCCGTGGCCGCACAGTTGCGCACCCTGGCAGGGTCGCGGCAGGTGCTGGTGGTCACCCACCTCGCGCAGATTGCCGCCCAGGCCCATCACCACTACAAGGTGGAAAAGAGTGTGGAGGCCGGGCGCACTGTCAGCCGCGTGCGCCTGCTGGACGTTCAAGAACGCCTCGAAGAAATTGCGCGGATGCTCAGCGGCAACACCAGTGAAGCGGCGCTCGAGCACGCCCGCGAACTGCTGGGCGCCCCCGCCTGA